A region of Paenibacillus thiaminolyticus DNA encodes the following proteins:
- the spoIIIAC gene encoding stage III sporulation protein AC: MNVDVSAIFQIAGIGIIVAMIHTVLKQMGKEDMAHWVTVIGFVVVLFMVVRLLDHLFQEIRTIFLFQ; encoded by the coding sequence ATGAATGTGGATGTCAGCGCCATTTTCCAAATCGCCGGGATCGGCATTATCGTGGCCATGATACATACGGTGCTCAAGCAAATGGGCAAAGAGGACATGGCGCATTGGGTGACGGTCATCGGCTTCGTCGTTGTCCTGTTCATGGTCGTCCGTCTGCTGGATCATCTCTTTCAAGAGATCCGGACCATCTTTTTGTTCCAATGA
- the spoIIIAB gene encoding stage III sporulation protein SpoIIIAB, protein MVKLLGSAILIAAAASIGWLKSASFAARPKQLRLLNHTLQRLETAIVYGYTPLAAAFAEISRQLPHPLRAVFADAAQAMDAADAVPLTAREAWQLSWERHRGNTALANEDLRILLELGYSLGISDRDDQRKHIRHAIKQLEQEEFVAREEYQRYGTMCRSLGVLSGLLAVILMY, encoded by the coding sequence ATGGTCAAGCTGCTCGGATCGGCCATCTTGATCGCCGCAGCAGCCAGCATCGGCTGGCTCAAGTCCGCTTCCTTCGCAGCGCGGCCGAAGCAACTCCGCCTGCTCAACCATACGCTTCAGCGGCTCGAGACGGCCATCGTGTACGGCTACACGCCGCTTGCTGCGGCGTTCGCCGAGATTAGCCGTCAGCTTCCGCATCCGCTGCGCGCCGTCTTCGCCGATGCGGCGCAGGCGATGGACGCCGCGGATGCGGTCCCGCTCACTGCCCGCGAAGCGTGGCAGTTGTCCTGGGAACGCCATCGCGGGAATACGGCGCTGGCGAACGAAGACCTGCGCATTCTGCTCGAATTGGGCTACAGCCTCGGCATCAGCGATCGCGACGATCAGCGCAAGCATATCCGCCATGCGATCAAGCAGCTGGAGCAGGAAGAATTCGTGGCCCGGGAGGAATACCAGCGGTATGGCACGATGTGCCGGAGTCTCGGCGTTTTGAGCGGCTTGTTGGCCGTTATCTTGATGTATTGA
- the spoIIIAA gene encoding stage III sporulation protein AA produces the protein MEALSWSAVLPPMLKSILMRLPAGTYRELEEIRIRVGRPLEIGVMGDFQLVTERGERTDNPDAAYRPSREDGHQLLDLITNHSLYTMEEELRRGFVTIPGGHRIGLAGRTVLTQGRVSHLREITGFNLRIAREVHGIAAPVMPMLLDFKHAHVHHTLIVSPPQQGKTTLLRDLVRAISSGLWHHPEARWKALKVGVVDERSEIAGCIKGVPSYDLGYRTDVMDGCPKAEGMMMFIRSMSPDVLAVDEMGREEDVLAMREAMHAGIRLISTAHAEDMDDLLRRPGLRQLLEEGTFRRIVTLRRTKREWQRKIYDEKGRVLQKPVLPMEGRQAEWSSCSDRPS, from the coding sequence ATGGAAGCGCTAAGCTGGTCGGCGGTGCTGCCGCCGATGCTCAAGTCAATTCTGATGCGGCTGCCCGCCGGCACATATCGGGAGCTGGAGGAGATTCGCATCCGCGTAGGACGTCCGCTCGAAATCGGCGTCATGGGCGACTTCCAGCTCGTGACGGAGCGTGGGGAGCGGACGGACAATCCGGATGCCGCCTACCGCCCAAGCCGGGAGGATGGGCATCAGCTTCTCGATCTGATAACGAATCATTCGTTGTACACGATGGAGGAAGAATTGCGCCGCGGATTCGTCACGATTCCCGGCGGACACCGGATTGGCCTCGCCGGACGCACGGTGCTCACACAAGGCCGGGTAAGCCATCTGCGGGAGATTACCGGCTTCAATCTGCGGATTGCGCGCGAGGTGCACGGCATCGCGGCGCCGGTCATGCCGATGCTGCTTGATTTCAAGCATGCGCATGTTCATCATACGCTGATCGTGTCGCCTCCGCAGCAGGGCAAGACGACACTGCTGCGCGACCTTGTGCGGGCGATCAGCAGCGGATTATGGCATCATCCCGAAGCGAGGTGGAAGGCGCTCAAGGTAGGCGTCGTCGACGAGCGGTCCGAGATTGCCGGCTGCATCAAGGGCGTGCCGAGCTATGATCTCGGCTATCGGACCGACGTGATGGACGGGTGCCCCAAGGCGGAAGGGATGATGATGTTCATCCGTTCGATGTCGCCCGACGTGCTGGCTGTTGACGAGATGGGACGGGAGGAAGATGTGCTGGCGATGAGAGAGGCGATGCATGCCGGCATCCGCCTCATATCGACCGCGCATGCCGAGGATATGGACGATCTGCTGCGACGCCCCGGCCTTCGGCAGCTGCTCGAGGAAGGGACTTTCCGCCGAATTGTCACGCTCCGCCGGACCAAAAGGGAATGGCAGCGCAAAATATACGACGAGAAAGGCAGAGTGCTGCAGAAGCCCGTGCTGCCGATGGAGGGGAGGCAGGCGGAATGGTCAAGCTGCTCGGATCGGCCATCTTGA
- a CDS encoding YqhV family protein — protein MSVDKFVASMSGLRIISGCLEITAALIMLKLNEPEKALAVNSMLALVGPLVLIATTTIGLIGIADKLNWSKIAWIAVGVSCLLIGILKK, from the coding sequence TTGTCCGTCGATAAATTTGTAGCCAGTATGTCAGGGCTCCGTATCATATCGGGCTGCCTGGAAATCACTGCGGCTCTGATTATGCTCAAGCTGAATGAGCCGGAGAAGGCGCTGGCCGTTAATTCTATGCTTGCGCTAGTCGGTCCGCTCGTTCTCATCGCGACGACGACCATCGGTCTCATCGGCATCGCAGACAAGCTGAACTGGAGCAAGATCGCCTGGATTGCGGTCGGGGTATCTTGTCTGCTAATTGGCATTTTGAAAAAGTAG
- a CDS encoding phosphosulfolactate synthase, with product MSLSEPQIELWPRAMVDPSGVRTHKPRTTGLTMVMDKGLGANAFTDLLSSAHEHIDIIKLGFGTAAVTPAPLLSWKLDTARQYGVTVMPGGTFLEYAVAKGMVEPFFHMMKEMGFTGIEVSDGTIALPRQKRNDLIQRAREEGFFVCSEYGKKAAGSTFIWDDVLEAFNEDIAHGAEWMTLEGRESGAGVGVFDERGICDTEMVSLIAEAVHSPQRLMWEAPRKAQQTAILRTLGPQANLGNIAPDDIIACEALRRGLRSDTMGHLLDTVK from the coding sequence ATGAGTCTTTCTGAACCTCAAATCGAACTATGGCCTCGCGCCATGGTAGATCCGAGCGGAGTACGAACCCACAAGCCGAGAACAACCGGATTGACGATGGTAATGGACAAAGGCTTGGGAGCGAACGCATTTACCGATCTGCTCTCTTCAGCTCATGAGCATATCGATATCATTAAGCTGGGCTTCGGCACGGCTGCGGTTACGCCGGCCCCGCTGTTGTCATGGAAGCTGGACACAGCGCGGCAGTATGGCGTTACGGTTATGCCAGGGGGGACATTTCTCGAATACGCCGTCGCCAAAGGCATGGTCGAACCATTTTTTCATATGATGAAAGAAATGGGCTTCACTGGAATCGAAGTATCTGACGGGACGATCGCGCTGCCGCGGCAGAAGCGCAATGACCTGATCCAACGCGCCCGCGAGGAAGGGTTCTTCGTCTGCTCCGAATATGGAAAGAAAGCGGCCGGCTCCACCTTCATTTGGGATGATGTTTTGGAAGCGTTCAATGAAGATATTGCGCATGGCGCCGAATGGATGACGCTTGAAGGCAGAGAATCGGGAGCAGGTGTAGGCGTATTTGACGAGCGGGGGATCTGCGATACGGAGATGGTGTCGCTGATTGCCGAAGCGGTCCACTCCCCGCAGCGGCTCATGTGGGAGGCTCCGCGCAAGGCTCAGCAGACCGCCATTCTCCGAACGCTCGGTCCGCAAGCCAATCTGGGCAATATCGCGCCGGATGATATTATCGCTTGCGAGGCGCTTCGGCGGGGACTTCGTTCGGATACGATGGGTCATTTGCTGGATACGGTGAAGTAG
- a CDS encoding 2-phosphosulfolactate phosphatase — protein sequence MQVDVIASVNEARAIELANRTVIVIDVLRATSTIITALAHGAAGILPVETVQQAKQAARDGDITGGERNCKKIPGFDAGNSPFEYMGESVYGRRVVLTTSNGTRAIHKASKADVILAGAFLNASECARTAYQLRKDIALLCAGTQDEFAFEDALCAGLIVAELFRLGCPEQEMRTNDLGSILISAYQHHAGEIPAALLACSGGMRLAKLGYAKDVEFCAGIDTVSVVPVWVQQMMLPFAP from the coding sequence ATGCAAGTCGATGTCATAGCTAGCGTCAATGAAGCAAGAGCGATTGAACTGGCTAACCGGACGGTCATCGTCATCGATGTGCTTCGGGCCACGAGCACCATCATTACCGCGCTGGCGCACGGGGCAGCAGGCATCCTGCCGGTCGAAACGGTCCAGCAGGCCAAGCAAGCTGCCCGTGACGGGGACATAACGGGAGGCGAGCGTAATTGCAAAAAAATACCGGGATTCGATGCCGGCAATTCTCCGTTCGAATATATGGGCGAGAGCGTATACGGGAGGCGTGTCGTGTTGACGACGTCGAACGGGACACGGGCCATTCACAAAGCGTCGAAAGCCGATGTCATATTGGCCGGCGCCTTCCTTAACGCGTCGGAATGCGCGCGCACCGCCTACCAATTGCGCAAAGACATTGCGCTATTATGCGCCGGCACGCAAGATGAGTTCGCCTTCGAGGACGCTCTATGCGCCGGTCTCATCGTTGCCGAGCTGTTCCGGCTTGGCTGCCCGGAACAGGAGATGCGTACGAATGATCTCGGAAGCATTCTTATCAGCGCCTATCAACACCATGCAGGAGAGATTCCGGCTGCGCTGCTCGCCTGCTCCGGCGGCATGCGCCTTGCCAAGCTGGGCTACGCCAAGGATGTTGAATTCTGTGCCGGCATCGATACGGTGTCGGTCGTACCGGTATGGGTTCAGCAGATGATGCTTCCGTTTGCGCCATAG